Proteins encoded in a region of the Bactrocera tryoni isolate S06 chromosome 4, CSIRO_BtryS06_freeze2, whole genome shotgun sequence genome:
- the LOC120774475 gene encoding GAS2-like protein pickled eggs: MAMLEARPYRPFKSSEEYLEAMKEDLAEWLSTLYPDLNINAENFMDRLDTGVALCKHANYVRQAAEDYLARRQARNKSMTRSMTSGSAGPILAMGNVHYLPAAKSGTFFSRDNVSNFITWCRKSLKIIECLLFETDDLIMRKNEKHVILCLLEVARRGAKFGMLAPMLVQMERQIDREIAADNKANGIGCGTQTDNADATGTQTEIGINTDNVATETDMFDSDSENEDDDDNSPMLMYGPQPQIITNDLKSLDEMVRDLVEKCTCPSQFPMVRVSEGKYRIGDTKVLIFVRILRSHVMVRVGGGWDTLAHYLDKHDPCRCKAQHRSSVAARLVPRTTNQTNGGIELHKAQVIYERSPPSTRKIISNFNNQAAGNGSATSSPISNNNSYNLSPNFGNNNKQISRSPTPQRKFLNHHNTANATDGAVGEKLLTANGTNGAATLSPSPNLARRSMSPSPRRLIDMRKKQSSLDSSNGSGPKSLPICSETVGNHIQFDGLNYTAGQTENAVTQVGTGNTDASTNGTNNKFENISDNGSEISDEGYRSLGVIQSNAQKRESLHSQASVEDAESNARLDQTSSDSQLSPVDDLTISNKAVDILGSDFNSTPMELNIDAGPQSLPAVLTTPAQNFTQINLADNFERSGIFITDDEITVDVANATGLRKTGFSNKIFGGDDVTDNSVATSKEPKDNNVGKSSKIPRSPVAPRRRSLDNSNCSSASMQDISTRTGLPVFNRKQPVYRSVRRPATEINRNSDNVSAAAATRKSTTPPVREVTNTWSGRAAAGKKRPTLNADTFTAHNGAATPSSGNAFERNTRTRSSQILYDSNGRRVRGCTASLTTSPVKNYNTSPLAQQLLEAASSAKNDAQILEKMKVLLSRYSSNSNAPNGSVTNARTPAGGNSNNKKPVYEDFTSAWVHSNGNLERSNSCSPPTKSLSKRSSAASSTESTQSREVASVIVSPRRDRGLSKIPAPTRQHTELY; encoded by the exons cacGCGAACTATGTACGCCAAGCGGCTGAGGATTACTTGGCTCGCCGTCAGGCCCGCAACAAATCGATGACGCGCTCAATGACTTCCGGCTCGGCCGGCCCCATTCTCGCCATGGGTAATGTACATTACTTGCCAGCAGCTAAAAGCGGAACATTCTTTTCACGCGACAATGTGTCCAATTTTATAACCTGGTGCAG GAAAAGCCTTAAAATAATCGAGTGCCTACTATTCGAAACGGATGATTTGATAATGCGAAAGAACGAGAAACATGTGATCCTTTGTCTGTTGGAAGTGGCGCGTCGCGGCGCTAAGTTTG GTATGCTCGCACCCATGCTGGTGCAGATGGAGCGGCAAATCGATCGAGAAATCGCCGCCGACAACAAAGCGAATGGAATTGGGTGTGGCACACAAACAGACAACGCCGATGCGACTGGCACACAAACCGAGATCGGCATCAATACCGATAATGTCGCCACAGAAACCGATATGTTCGACAGCGATTCGGAGAATGAGGACGACGACGATAATAGCCCGATGCTGATGTATGGCCCACAACCGCAAATTATCACCAACGATTTGAAGAGTTTGGATGAGATG GTCAGAGATTTGGTCGAGAAGTGTACGTGTCCATCGCAGTTCCCAATGGTACGCGTGTCGGAGGGCAAATATCGAATTGGCGATACGAAGGTGTTAATATTTGTACGG ATTCTACGCTCTCACGTTATGGTACGTGTCGGCGGTGGTTGGGACACTTTGGCTCACTATCTGGATAAGCACGATCCTTGCCGTTGTAAAGCACAGCATCGTTCATCAGTTGCAGCACGCCTGGTGCCACGCACCACCAACCAAACTAACGGAGGCATTGAATTGCACAAAGCACAAGTCATCTATGAGCG CTCACCGCCGTCTACGCGTAAAATTATTTCCAACTTCAACAATCAGGCTGCCGGCAATGGATCCGCAACATCATCGCCCATTTCCAACAATAACTCTTACAATTTGTCACCCAATTTCGGcaataataataagcaaatcAGTCGCAGTCCCACGCCTCAACGTAAGTTTCTTAATCACCACAATACTGCGAATGCAACAGATGGCGCTGTTGGAGAAAAACTTTTAACAGCAAATGGCACAAATGGTGCTGCAACATTGTCGCCTTCACCAAATTTAGCACGTCGTTCCATGTCGCCCAGCCCGCGCCGACTTATTGATATGCGTAAGAAGCAGAGCTCGTTGGATTCAAGTAACGGTAGTGGTCCCAAATCCTTGCCAATTTGCAGTGAAACCGTGGGCAATCATATACAATTTGATGGACTCAACTATACGGCTGGACAAACTGAGAATGCCGTTACGCAAGTGGGAACCGGCAACACGGATGCCAGCACAAATGGCACAAacaataaattcgaaaatatcAGTGACAATGGCAGTGAAATCAGCGATGAGGGCTATCGTAGTCTGGGTGTGATACAATCAAATGCCCAAAAGCGTGAGTCACTGCACAGTCAGGCTTCGGTGGAGGACGCTGAAAGTAATG CGCGTCTTGATCAGACCTCCAGTGATTCACAACTATCACCAGTCGATGATTTGACCATATCTAACAAGGCAGTCGACATACTTGGCTCCGATTTTAACAGCACACCTATGGAGCTGAATATTGATGCTGGACCGCAGTCACTGCCAGCTGTACTCACCACACCGGCACAAAATTTTACGCAAATCAATCTGGCAGATAATTTCGAACGATCAGGAATCTTTATAACCGACGATGAAATCACTGTTGATGTGGCAAATGCCACGGGTTTGCGCAAAACTGGATTTTCCAACAAGATTTTCGGCGGCGATGATGTTACCGATAACAGTGTCGCAACGAGTAAGGAACCAAAAGATAATAATGTGGGTAAAAGTAGTAAAATACCACGCTCGCCAGTAGCGCCGCGCCGACGTAGTCTCGACAACAGCAATTGCAGCAGCGCCAGCATGCAGGACATTTCGACGCGTACCGGCCTGCCGGTATTCAACCGCAAACAGCCCGTTTACCGTTCCGTACGTCGTCCGGCCACCGAAATCAACAGGAATAGTGACAATGTATCCGCCGCAGCCGCGACGCGTAAATCAACAACGCCACCCGTGCGTGAGGTCACAAACACTTGGAGTGGACGCGCCGCAGCCGGCAAAAAGCGCCCGACACTCAATGCCGACACCTTCACCGCGCACAATGGTGCCGCAACACCCAGCAGCGGCAATGCCTTCGAACGTAACACACGCACACGCTCCTCTCAGATACTTTACGACAGCAATGGACGTCGCGTACGCGGTTGCACGGCCTCACTTACCACCTCGCCGGTAAAGAACTACAATACGTCACCATTGGCGCAACAACTACTCGAAGCGGCCAGCAGCGCCAAAAATGATGCACAAATTCTAGAAAAAATGAAAGTATTACTCTCACGCTATTCCAGCAACAGCAATGCGCCCAATGGCAGCGTCACAAATGCCAGAACACCAGCTggcggcaacagcaacaataagaaGCCCGTCTACGAGGACTTCACATCAGCCTGGGTGCACAGCAATGGCAATCTGGAGCGTTCCAACAGTTGTTCACCACCCACAAAAAGTCTCTCGAAACGCAGCTCGGCCGCCTCCTCCACAGAGAGCACACAATCGCGCGAGGTGGCTTCGGTCATTGTTTCGCCGCGACGCGATCGCGGTTTATCCAAAATTCCAGCACCGACACGACAACACACCGAGCTGTACTAA